The genomic interval TCAGTTTCTGACGGCAGTTTTGTATCCATCATAGATAATACCGCTACCGATTCTTTTGATTCTGCTTTGGATACAATGGATTTTTTCGATTTGGCTAAAGCTTCTTTTGGCATAGTAGATTTACGTTTAGCGGGGACTGGAGCAGCTTGAGGCGGCTCTTCTGTTTCTtccatttcttttatttcatttatgacTTCTGCAAATTGTTCTGGGGCAATAAGTCCTTGGCtctgttaaaaaataaaactcaaatTACATAAACAATAAGCAAATGAGTACTaggtattcaaattatttacgaATAGAAATATCATTTTCACACATACCAACTTTATCAAAGCTTCAACATCTATTGGTCCTGTTATCTCTCCCCCTACATAAATTTTGACGACTATTTCAGTTACCACTGCTAGCAGTCTTTCCAAAGTTTTTTCTGCAGCTTCTACTCTAGCCGAAAGTTGCAATGCGGCCATTGCGTCAGTTAGTGAAGCACCTTTGCGTAAGTCATTCAATAATTTTGCATTTTCGGGAAAGCTTGGAGCTCCTGCTATTTTGTATCGGTCTTGCAGTTGGCGAACTATTGTAGCAAGTTCCATAAATTCATCTTGAGTCACGACAGATAACGGCTTCGATTTTCCGCCAACTCCAGCTTGTGATCGACCTGATTTCATAATCATGTGAATTGATTGTGACCTCTTTCAGTAAGAAGTAATTAAGATTTGATGAATAATGAAATGTTTAAACTCACTTTCTGCAGCTTTTATTTTGTCTGATGGTACACGTTCCACTGTATTTAAAAgttacatttaataaataataaattgtaccaTAGTCTTACGTGTACTCTAATAATTACACGtttctaaaatataaataatttatcctAAGAAACAAAGTGCTAAGTACTAACCAattaacaatttttcatacTGTTTCTCTGTAATCAACGAAAAAATTACAGTTTAGTATTGGGCAATAATGAGGAATCCTTTTTCATTAACTATGCTGAAAACGCTCGCTACAATGTTCTTAAACAAAATAAaggcaatatttttttgttaataaattgaTAAGAAAGAATGACAAGTCAACTCGTACCCATTGATTCTAAGGAAGCCATCGGAGTAGGCGTTTTTTCCTGCTCTTCTCGTGAATCGGCTctctaaaaagtattttttattagtcaGGTGGCTCTCTCATAGTGATACAAGTTAGTGACTAATTCAGAGATAGTCTGGTAACAAGAAATAGACAACAAATGAGTTCATTttagaaccaccatgaacagaACTATTCGTAGCGTAGGTATTAGATATAGGAAATGGTAATAGTAAATAGGTATTAACTTATCCCACCATACATACCTACTAAGCTACTCATTAGGCAATATTAGTAAAGGCCATGTCAATTTAAGGACTAAAGTCACTTACCagaatataaattaatacaaaattaaaaataaatcaccgTCTGCACTGTTGTAAACAAAAAGCTGAAACGgcaaaaaacaagaaaaaacaaATCACTATCGCTTTCTGAACTGCACCTGATGGATAATTCGCAGCTCTCGTTCCCTCTGTTCTTCGATTTTTTCCAGCCGCTTCTGGTAATCCTGTGGTAAAGGCTGAACCAGACTACAAGTTAAGATAGTGAAAAGAATAAAACTTGTGACCAgaactacactcgacagcaaataaatcgcaccactcgcgacgcgaactttaaagattttcttttgacacaataatggtgccccaacaatattggtgttatttgaaagcccaataaatatccttaaagaaaaacatatttaatttcttaataaatgattaacatataccataaatctgtacccccagtgaaaagggatctaactcgacttagatcaaaattgactttataacataatgtgaatctctgaaaaattagctatttttgtatctaatcggtatctttctacgacgtatagaaaagaaaataagtttgtgccaaatgatacaagtaaggctttgtgaaccaattttgagttttctttcgtgtaaattgatacatgtctacttttaacaaagtgtaccggaggctccTTTCACTTTTTTACtgtgtcaagaggtatgactcgtgttactactttttacacgattgaagttgttcagattgagtttgtgattaacaatataagatgactcatattaatatacacaaaaaaaactatgtattgttggttggtgaaaaagaatgtaacttaatttatagcacaaaaagtaaaagacaaaagattatttattttgtgtataatgattcaattagactaataccattaaccacaaaagtttcgtacatgtgtaaaatgttataagttacttagatcaaaaacatttgaaaatcgcaactaataatttggttaattatttggtgtaaaatgatataacttagcccaaacgtcagattaaaggaaaaaataatgtcgtagtttataaatcaaagaatttaagttaatagttttaataaataatggtgaacatctactagtaaaacatataattgaattcatagtgcctaacgttgtcaataaaagtacttaataagtgcattatcgaatttacaagagctccaactaccagaactctttataaacaaaacttatcacctttgacaacaaattgacCTGGGAGAGTCAtttcgagaacaaaataaaaatggcctgtatagcattccatcagtgcaagagactcattggtagtagatgaggtctcaacccaaaaataacactttggctctacacgttggttataataatatagccctcttacacatattattatggatcacttgtgtggtcgcacagaacacaactatccacagcaagatcaaaactccaaagcctgcaacgcctagtaagcatagcggccactagttgtatgagaaccactccatcgacatcacttgagtaccttctgaatcttagatctttagacctcttcattcaggaggaagtgcaagcagccgctctaagacttaaaaataagaacggcatatagaagcaaaacaaggagacaggacattccaTCCACGATCCTtcacaaaaccctaataaaagtaatacctctcaccgaggcacccgtcgacagaattccctgtgttcacatcttcggctggagatataatatccagcttacagcggaaacgcaagattgctctggaatcaatgaagtcaggatatacactgacggctccaaaacccaaaaaggtacgggagctggtgtcttctcgaattacctaaatatactaagaatatcaacatcactagataaacacaatacaattttccaagcagaatgcaatcagagcagcacaggcggtgcaagcaatacaaagcaacttaatatactacattataatacttatattggaatgccatgacgcgctcctaagtcattgcagacgcAAATGGCGTTATCCTGCACTCCTgtggatcaaagggcacagtaactccttgagcaacgacgcagcagatgaactggccagaaggggatcgtacacgacggtatttggtccggaacaattataatgccgataccataagcacaaatcaagacctggctgcgctccaaaatagaaaaataacaccacacagaatggaaagattgtgaaaaatgcaggcaaacaaaagatgcagttgtggataaacagggacaacatccgcaaggtcctaagtgtaataacaggtatgttaaacaaacgcctacacaatatagctgttaCAGACAGCCGGATATGGATGGATAGTCtactgtgcagaagatgcatggaggcagaagaaaaaccgcagcacgtgcacaaggagtgcacaagcgtagcagatcaacaggctcaaattctccaatcaccagggtcgctgcagaaaGCCTGTAGCGACCTAGgtaggctgctgctacctgggggATCTGGAGTGGTTGAAATAGgaagataaactacaaatagcgcacaatggtctaatcaaaaggctaagtgcaatattcgattgccctgcaaaactacgAAAGGCCTTAtaatggatactatgtataaagtaaataattatgtaaatggcatgtgtgGTTGGACTTTATatgcttagctcgcaagtataacatgtcttgttaattcatgtctctgttgatttaagaagattcccgccttaggcagttcgattttttcaagttatttatgatttaagaagaggctgacaagggtggctaaatttcttgcgctgcttcttcttagcactggcccatttaagtcccaaaataaaagtagggttcaagtaatattaggacgtgttaaagggctttttaaaagcctctttgttgaaaacaaatgcattttatgactttacttttatattatccttctggagccaaaaggcaatcaatatagcttgacatcatcatctctggtccagagtttgattcctaatagggtaattgtagaaaacaaacttttctctgtcttctgtctaattagttgatgtgaaaccattgttgtttctggtctttattacacaattgcttcagctatacttactttaaaataggagataatgtatgtgatttaggccgatataattcatggtatatggtgtaataattaataaaatagtagtttcagatcagaataaacatttcaggagtaaataattagaattcagtctcaaattctagccttattcctttacaatcgccacttatatcactttacacatagttatttggatacttagatcgctgttatgttagttagatcagtttacacattttttttctcaccacaaaattggtgtatattgatataagtaaaaatttttggacgatttaccctaaataacctgaaataatgattcctcatagtgtaattacttatgtttgttttacaactttttctaaaattgaagaaacaaaaaattatcaacagaaatggcggaaaatgtatcactttacacttgttagcgtgtggtcaattcagtgtggtgtaaaatgatttatgtcccattacatcactttacacgaatgtaaagttgtcgtgcaCAGTGATAtaactgtgtttttatttaattacgaaaaaaccacatgctatatttcccaaactggcacactgcctaattatatctaacattacctttcacctaaaaaatatttcaccaagttatctctaatagcgatgaagcaggattttttttaacttcaaatgcgatttcccaaaaatcaccattttcgacttaactcccttttcactgggggtacagaaatgtgacttgaaaaaagacctcactttgggctcacctctgggatcaactagaccaaattttaaaagtcaaaagtcaaaatttctttatttgtttagactaataaatagttcttacaaatcgtcatatgctcttttatggttataaaaccaaataatgatcacacgtgtcctctttaacagatggatagcgattaatcccaacttaacagttttatagccataaaagttggctcaagcgtaactatctattttttgaagaagtgactctggatccttctaaagaaacatttttggggtaaaaacctttcctataatgaaatgaagtttagaactaggcttttgaatggtaccaatattggtgtgaagtggggatgcatacgtttgaaagtgcttgtcgcgggtgtggtgcgatttatttgctgtcgagtgtagatACAGagactaataataattaacaattcATACCTTATCTGAAGAGGATGTTTTGTCAGTTGAAGTTTTTTCTGTAGACGTTTTATCCGTTGATGATTTCTCAGTCGATGTTTTCTCTCCTGATGTTTTGTCAGTAGAAGAGGGTCCAGTTGTAGATTTAGTACCGGAAGATGTTTTAAGTGTTGTTGTTTCATCTGACGTAGTTTTTTTCTCCGATGATGATTTTGTTACTTCGGTTTCAGATTGCGTTTTACTAGATGATGTTTTCTCGGTTGATGTTTTATCTGAACTGGTTTTGTCTGAGCTAGTTTTAAGGGAACTAGTTCTGTCTGAGCTGGACTTGTCAGTCGTTGATTTTGTAGCAGATGACGTGAAACCAGATGAAGATTTCTCTGTGCTAGTTTTGTCTGAGGTTGATTTTGACCTATCAGTTGTAGATTTTGTCCCCGAAGATGATGTTTTATCATATGACATTGCCGATGCTTTAGATGCAACTTCTTGCATGCCTGGCCTATACTGAGATTGGCCTGGCCTTAAGCCTTTTTGGCCAGCGGCAGTGGTTGAACTGGTGGCTCCAGCGAATGTGGCACTAGTGGCAGCTCCTTTGCCTTTTTTCTTACGGGGTACATTTGCTTGTAGTTTGACTTCGGTCACCGAAAGGCTTGTTCCTGAAGAGTATTCCACTGCAGGTATTTCAACTTCAACGCGCCTCTCCAACAGCCGAAGTTGTCGTGCCAGAATTACAAGTATGGTTTGTATGAGCTTGTGATTCACTATGTTCACCTGTAATatcaattattttgtattacagtattataattaagtatttacaAGATAAGTAGATG from Ostrinia nubilalis chromosome 4, ilOstNubi1.1, whole genome shotgun sequence carries:
- the LOC135071509 gene encoding uncharacterized protein LOC135071509 isoform X1; the encoded protein is MTDASSIMSIRELIDTAFGDANVNIVNHKLIQTILVILARQLRLLERRVEVEIPAVEYSSGTSLSVTEVKLQANVPRKKKGKGAATSATFAGATSSTTAAGQKGLRPGQSQYRPGMQEVASKASAMSYDKTSSSGTKSTTDRSKSTSDKTSTEKSSSGFTSSATKSTTDKSSSDRTSSLKTSSDKTSSDKTSTEKTSSSKTQSETEVTKSSSEKKTTSDETTTLKTSSGTKSTTGPSSTDKTSGEKTSTEKSSTDKTSTEKTSTDKTSSSDKPLPQDYQKRLEKIEEQRERELRIIHQRADSREEQEKTPTPMASLESMEKQYEKLLIVERVPSDKIKAAESRSQAGVGGKSKPLSVVTQDEFMELATIVRQLQDRYKIAGAPSFPENAKLLNDLRKGASLTDAMAALQLSARVEAAEKTLERLLAVVTEIVVKIYVGGEITGPIDVEALIKLSQGLIAPEQFAEVINEIKEMEETEEPPQAAPVPAKRKSTMPKEALAKSKKSIVSKAESKESVAVLSMMDTKLPSETEVTAEPAQEPAAPEEESKEKTDSVTYEELDNALQELYDECLKMVTTSTNRSNTNANNAIKIANRLEGRLEDSLNLGDRMFDLEKLVSEYADQINTLDTGLSSQMTNYQEQLTQMQHDLESGLEAMAEALANTGGDTAAVAELNNHFTNLQTDLDTAASRQKELRDIQNALSLDLQSLWKQIEILRDTKSDRDEVADALRDKAGLGALNGLVSRQEFDAVRGDFEKRIGSAYDKFNNQEIVWQKAIDDLIRELNEKADWIQVVSLQGSINKYLEKFRNKIREMEEVVGEPRAATVSRKLHRDAECLSCATAAHMDIEEPNKLPLMPGFPSSRPPAIGAEAKTKPSEDEDHRGVCYPGMPVPHAIDPRAHVCHRYCGGSHTLINNTLSRAPAGMIINPALRQVSTAVGTDGRLYMVDGDNVKKPCLPCNYKKTFTTPEPSEAEPAPMAMHDDFGSDMTPQDYRQPSMQATGGSDIVSVTPPPPMDDD